In the Paraflavitalea devenefica genome, one interval contains:
- a CDS encoding aminotransferase class V-fold PLP-dependent enzyme has product MRNSSTRRSFLHKAGLFSATGLLTALTQPAWSRGLDHALQQAAGMPPDALAGDEDFWYYIQQCYTASPSLINLNNGGVAPSPKPVQEAMKRFHDLSNEAPSYYMWRILDQGREPLRRELAALAGCEAEEIAIHRNASEALETVIFGLPLKAGDEVVLCKQDYPNMMNAWIQRELREGIKLIWVNLDLPSEDNDYLVSSYTKVFTAKTKVVHLTHVINWNGQIMPVRKIADAAHLRGIEVVVDGAHSFAHFPYTLPALGADYFGTSLHKWLSACIGSGLLYVKKDKIKNLYPLFAAADPKSGDIRKFEATGTRPFFIEQAIGKAIEFYDMIGAERKAQRLFYLKNYWMSRVKDIPKVQLGTSMKPGFGCAIGLVNVEGKKPAELEAFLLTNYKVHTTTIDYENLKGVRVTPNVYTTTKNLDVLIRGIEQFAKGGF; this is encoded by the coding sequence ATGAGAAATTCTTCTACCCGTCGCTCCTTTCTCCATAAAGCGGGCTTATTTTCCGCTACTGGTCTGTTAACGGCACTTACCCAGCCGGCCTGGAGCCGTGGCCTTGATCATGCCTTGCAACAGGCCGCCGGCATGCCCCCGGATGCACTGGCCGGTGATGAGGACTTCTGGTATTATATTCAGCAATGTTATACCGCATCACCTTCGCTCATTAACCTCAATAATGGAGGCGTAGCGCCTTCTCCCAAACCGGTACAGGAAGCCATGAAGCGTTTTCACGACCTCAGCAATGAAGCGCCCAGCTATTATATGTGGCGTATACTGGACCAGGGCAGGGAACCGCTGCGCAGGGAGCTGGCCGCCCTGGCAGGCTGTGAAGCAGAAGAGATAGCTATCCACCGCAATGCCTCAGAGGCCCTGGAAACCGTGATCTTCGGATTGCCCCTAAAAGCAGGCGATGAAGTGGTGCTGTGTAAACAGGATTATCCCAATATGATGAATGCCTGGATACAACGGGAGTTGCGGGAAGGCATCAAGCTAATATGGGTGAACCTGGACCTGCCCAGTGAAGACAATGATTACCTGGTAAGCTCCTACACGAAAGTATTTACTGCCAAAACCAAAGTGGTGCACCTTACCCACGTTATTAACTGGAACGGACAGATCATGCCCGTACGGAAGATTGCCGATGCGGCACACCTGCGCGGCATTGAAGTGGTGGTGGATGGGGCGCACAGCTTTGCCCATTTCCCTTATACCCTACCAGCACTGGGGGCTGATTATTTTGGCACCAGTCTGCATAAATGGCTGAGCGCCTGTATTGGAAGCGGCCTTTTATATGTTAAGAAAGACAAGATCAAGAACCTGTACCCGCTGTTTGCGGCGGCCGATCCCAAAAGCGGGGACATCCGTAAGTTTGAGGCAACAGGGACCCGTCCCTTTTTCATTGAACAGGCCATTGGGAAAGCCATCGAGTTTTATGATATGATCGGCGCTGAACGGAAAGCGCAACGGCTGTTCTACCTGAAAAACTACTGGATGAGCCGGGTAAAAGACATTCCTAAAGTACAATTGGGCACCTCCATGAAGCCTGGTTTTGGCTGCGCCATCGGGTTGGTCAATGTGGAGGGGAAGAAACCTGCCGAACTGGAAGCATTCCTGTTGACAAATTATAAAGTACACACCACCACGATAGATTATGAAAATCTTAAAGGAGTGCGGGTAACGCCCAATGTATATACCACTACTAAAAACCTCGATGTATTGATCCGGGGTATTGAACAGTTTGCCAAAGGAGGTTTTTAA
- a CDS encoding helix-turn-helix domain-containing protein, translating to MPAFIKISRVDREKFEWVRNHILEDLTIHHTITCLSAKSKLNSFKLKNGFKLLYGESLYLFLQNKRLSQAIQMLSNSEESIQSIAEQCGYGYATNFIAAFKRKYKVKPTDFRKVNQINTLRFSASVKACYPAEGIQLLPKPAI from the coding sequence ATGCCAGCGTTCATCAAGATTTCACGTGTGGACCGGGAAAAATTCGAATGGGTGAGGAATCATATTCTGGAGGACCTGACTATCCATCATACGATCACTTGTTTATCTGCTAAGTCGAAGCTGAATAGCTTTAAGCTGAAAAACGGCTTTAAGTTGCTTTATGGGGAATCGCTCTACCTTTTTCTGCAAAATAAGCGGTTGAGCCAGGCTATACAGATGCTTTCCAATTCCGAGGAGTCTATTCAGTCCATTGCTGAGCAATGCGGTTATGGATATGCCACGAATTTCATTGCCGCCTTCAAGCGGAAATACAAAGTGAAGCCTACCGACTTCCGGAAGGTAAATCAGATCAATACCTTGCGGTTTTCTGCCAGTGTTAAAGCCTGTTACCCGGCTGAAGGTATCCAGCTACTGCCCAAACCCGCTATCTAA
- the tyrS gene encoding tyrosine--tRNA ligase gives MNLIEELRWRGMLQDIMPGTEEQLKKEMTTAYIGFDPTADSLHIGSLVPILLLVHLQKAGHKPIALLGGATGMIGDPSMKSEERNLLSEEQLQVNVEGIRNQLARFLDFDPARPNAAEMVNNYDWFKNISFIHFLRDVGKHLTVNYMMAKDSVKKRIEGDTGISYTEFAYQLMQGYDFYWLYAHKNCKLQMGGSDQWGNITTGTELVRRKAGGEAFAFTCPLITKADGGKFGKTEKGNVWLDPGKTTPYQFYQFWLNASDSDAEKWIKIFTFLPQPAIDELLAKHQQDAGARELQKALARAVTVFVHGEEEYRKAIETTEKLFANQHAPAEALSVEDLEGMDGVVKFDYAADKISAGVDIVTFLAETGIFPSKGEARKNVQGGGVSVNRKKVDSIALNIDNTRLLHGQYLLVQKGKKNYYLVKAK, from the coding sequence ATGAACCTGATAGAAGAATTACGATGGAGAGGCATGCTCCAGGATATAATGCCCGGTACCGAAGAGCAACTGAAGAAAGAGATGACCACCGCCTATATCGGTTTCGACCCCACGGCCGACAGCCTGCATATCGGCAGCCTGGTACCTATTTTATTGCTGGTGCACCTGCAAAAAGCCGGACATAAACCCATTGCCCTGCTGGGGGGCGCTACGGGTATGATTGGCGATCCCTCCATGAAAAGCGAAGAACGTAACCTATTGAGTGAAGAGCAGTTACAGGTAAATGTGGAAGGTATCCGGAATCAACTGGCCAGGTTCCTGGACTTCGATCCTGCCAGGCCGAATGCGGCTGAAATGGTGAATAACTACGACTGGTTTAAGAATATTTCTTTTATCCATTTCCTGCGGGATGTAGGCAAGCACCTTACGGTGAACTATATGATGGCCAAAGACAGCGTAAAAAAGCGCATTGAAGGCGATACGGGTATCAGTTATACCGAATTTGCCTACCAGCTCATGCAGGGATATGATTTTTACTGGCTGTATGCCCACAAAAACTGCAAACTCCAGATGGGTGGCAGTGACCAATGGGGCAATATCACTACCGGTACCGAGCTGGTGCGCCGTAAAGCCGGCGGCGAAGCTTTTGCCTTTACCTGCCCGCTCATCACCAAGGCCGATGGCGGCAAGTTTGGTAAAACCGAAAAAGGGAATGTATGGCTTGACCCCGGCAAAACCACCCCCTACCAGTTTTACCAGTTCTGGCTGAACGCTTCCGATTCCGATGCAGAGAAGTGGATTAAGATATTCACCTTCCTCCCCCAGCCTGCTATTGACGAGCTGTTGGCAAAGCACCAGCAGGACGCAGGCGCCCGGGAATTACAAAAGGCCCTTGCCCGCGCCGTAACTGTTTTTGTGCATGGCGAAGAAGAATACAGGAAAGCCATTGAAACCACGGAAAAGTTATTTGCCAACCAGCACGCTCCTGCTGAAGCACTCAGCGTGGAAGACCTGGAAGGGATGGATGGCGTGGTAAAATTTGACTACGCTGCTGATAAGATCAGCGCCGGGGTTGATATTGTTACCTTCCTGGCCGAAACAGGCATTTTCCCCAGTAAGGGCGAAGCCCGCAAGAACGTGCAGGGTGGTGGCGTAAGCGTCAACCGTAAAAAAGTAGATAGCATTGCGCTTAATATAGACAACACCCGGTTACTGCATGGTCAGTACCTGCTGGTTCAAAAAGGGAAAAAGAACTATTACCTCGTCAAAGCAAAGTAA
- a CDS encoding OmpA family protein translates to MKFRCLLLLLVLCRGAAQSQVTPDTLLIHFDYNQSLITPRSAITLDSFLQANRAATITQVTLKGHCDFIGSHIYNDSLSQQRVKAAKEYLGGKGLPPSLFSQEAALGKRMPLNPAATDAARAINRRVELVFVKQVIAQAPPPVEEQALEVKKPALATLINDSATKAGSTLVLPDMNFVPGRHYLLQGSYPILQELLKAMQDNPNLQIEIHGHICCLSGGDGPDSDLGTNNLSVERAKAIYDYLVNAGISRARMSYQGFGSSRKLFPAERTPMEMSKNRRVEIKIVNK, encoded by the coding sequence ATGAAATTCCGGTGCTTATTATTACTCCTGGTCCTTTGCCGGGGCGCTGCCCAATCGCAAGTGACCCCTGATACCCTGCTGATACATTTTGATTACAACCAGTCTTTGATCACGCCACGGTCGGCAATTACACTGGATAGTTTTTTACAGGCCAATCGGGCGGCCACCATCACACAGGTCACGCTCAAGGGGCATTGTGACTTCATAGGTTCCCATATATACAATGACTCCCTCTCGCAACAGCGGGTTAAAGCTGCCAAAGAATACCTGGGTGGCAAGGGCCTCCCTCCTTCCCTTTTCAGCCAGGAAGCAGCATTGGGAAAGCGCATGCCCCTCAACCCTGCGGCTACCGATGCAGCCCGGGCCATCAACCGGCGTGTAGAGCTTGTTTTTGTTAAACAGGTTATTGCACAGGCGCCGCCACCTGTCGAGGAACAGGCGCTGGAAGTTAAAAAACCTGCCCTCGCCACGCTCATTAATGATTCCGCCACCAAAGCAGGAAGTACACTGGTACTGCCTGATATGAACTTTGTGCCGGGGCGCCATTATCTTTTACAGGGATCTTACCCTATTCTGCAGGAGTTATTGAAGGCGATGCAGGACAATCCCAACCTGCAAATTGAGATCCATGGCCATATCTGTTGCTTATCGGGAGGAGATGGCCCTGACAGTGATCTTGGCACCAATAACCTGTCAGTAGAACGGGCCAAAGCTATTTACGACTACCTGGTAAATGCCGGTATTTCCCGGGCCCGTATGAGCTATCAAGGATTTGGCAGCAGCCGTAAATTATTCCCTGCAGAACGCACGCCCATGGAAATGTCCAAAAACAGGCGGGTGGAAATTAAAATAGTCAATAAGTAA
- a CDS encoding helix-turn-helix domain-containing protein produces the protein MKWSEEEMDRAKQAAVIISSCLHIHYNIDELSKKVKLPVKKLKSIFKYVFGVGMYTYLKEKRMQRAKVLMLEGKSIKLIIPEIGYESESNFCKAFRKTFQETPAGWKRKQGQKTG, from the coding sequence ATGAAATGGAGTGAAGAAGAGATGGACCGGGCGAAGCAGGCCGCCGTTATTATCAGCAGTTGTCTGCATATACATTACAATATTGACGAGCTATCGAAGAAAGTGAAGCTGCCAGTCAAAAAGCTCAAATCCATCTTCAAATATGTTTTTGGTGTGGGGATGTATACCTATTTAAAAGAAAAGAGAATGCAACGGGCGAAGGTCCTGATGCTGGAAGGGAAATCCATCAAACTGATCATCCCGGAGATTGGCTATGAAAGTGAAAGCAATTTTTGTAAGGCATTCCGGAAAACATTCCAGGAAACACCGGCTGGCTGGAAGAGAAAACAAGGGCAAAAAACAGGGTGA
- a CDS encoding helix-turn-helix transcriptional regulator, whose translation MKLSIKITTADLAKYEQVKNLILEDITAHHTIADLSARFAVKESKLKAGFKLIYGESIYSYLKNQRLTRAIHLLSTTDDNIRQIAIRCGFAHATNFIAAFHKKYKVRPSHYRRSQVISNKLLAGISRPCFTDMLPIVTPQPAESIIRMASGQVIRQA comes from the coding sequence ATGAAGTTATCTATAAAAATTACAACAGCGGACCTGGCAAAGTATGAGCAGGTAAAGAACCTGATCCTGGAAGATATTACTGCACACCATACCATTGCCGATCTCTCTGCCAGGTTTGCAGTAAAAGAGTCCAAACTGAAAGCAGGATTTAAGTTGATCTATGGCGAGTCTATTTATAGCTATCTTAAGAACCAACGCCTGACGCGGGCCATCCATTTACTGAGCACCACCGACGACAATATCCGGCAAATAGCCATCCGCTGCGGTTTTGCGCACGCCACGAATTTTATCGCTGCGTTTCATAAAAAGTACAAGGTCAGGCCAAGTCATTACCGGAGAAGCCAGGTGATCAGTAATAAGTTACTGGCAGGTATTTCCAGGCCCTGCTTCACCGACATGCTGCCTATCGTTACGCCTCAGCCTGCTGAAAGTATTATCAGGATGGCATCTGGTCAGGTCATTCGCCAGGCGTGA